The following are from one region of the Eubacterium sp. MSJ-33 genome:
- a CDS encoding Uma2 family endonuclease: MTIEEMKEKKREHGYTYNMMSQMSGVPLGTVQKIFTGETKSPRYDTLEALARIFENSDRDYLYADMVEDSGTAYAAKVQGQYTLDDYYALPEDRRVELIDGCIYDMAAPSTIHQLIAGEVYRQVSNFILEHDGPCVPFISPVDVQLDCDDKTMLQPDVVILCDIDRIKVRCIYGAPDFVLEVISKSTRLRDYGKKLSKYMDAGVKEYWIVDPYQKRIMVYEFNKEIFPVIYEIDADIPVGLYDGRLTINLAALIKKIEKLL, encoded by the coding sequence ATGACGATTGAAGAGATGAAAGAAAAGAAGCGGGAACATGGATACACGTACAACATGATGTCGCAGATGTCGGGGGTTCCGCTTGGAACCGTGCAGAAGATTTTTACGGGCGAGACGAAATCACCGCGCTATGATACGCTTGAGGCATTGGCACGTATATTCGAAAACAGTGACCGGGATTACCTGTATGCGGATATGGTTGAGGATTCCGGTACGGCGTATGCGGCGAAGGTACAGGGGCAGTATACGCTGGATGATTATTATGCGTTACCGGAAGACCGCAGGGTAGAGTTGATTGATGGTTGTATCTATGATATGGCGGCACCGTCTACGATACATCAGTTGATTGCGGGAGAGGTTTATCGTCAGGTGTCGAATTTTATTCTGGAGCATGATGGACCGTGTGTGCCGTTTATCTCTCCGGTTGACGTACAGCTTGACTGCGATGACAAGACGATGCTGCAGCCGGATGTCGTTATTTTGTGTGACATTGACCGGATAAAGGTGCGCTGCATCTATGGTGCGCCGGATTTTGTGCTGGAAGTAATCTCGAAATCCACCCGGCTTCGCGACTATGGAAAGAAGCTTTCCAAATACATGGATGCCGGTGTGAAGGAATACTGGATTGTGGACCCATACCAGAAGCGCATTATGGTGTATGAGTTCAACAAAGAAATCTTCCCTGTGATTTATGAAATTGATGCGGATATCCCGGTCGGTCTGTATGATGGCAGGTTAACGATCAATTTGGCGGCGTTAATAAAGAAGATTGAGAAACTGTTGTAA
- a CDS encoding AAA family ATPase, giving the protein MSDILPEFTTKRFIYNALEKNALNKPGCYCVIGAKKIGKTVLLKQLRQHNETNTVYIDASTLGYETNFKDLYKSLEEKGIKNILIDDINKLNEDLIADFNSDTISYANKICFILSGSICASVRKFCRDICMGGWEYELPPIMYIERLCWKKGLNKVSAEAVKKLSSYDLYLSYLKMQNTVSDKQGLDNITDIVADTLESYLRCTALGDSQIDMSVIDIYEIIKYFSMCQYVHQVGNDEKANFDSIPGLPKNIRESLEYAYDKEKKRWELSGIEKDYVLCLLYGSCLVKGIWQQKGLNLQLDCNCVNAFVFEYPWLSSLFLSTRVNNTRSLIAMWIENSVLAHESYIYPYSDKYKDIGSHEIDKVIASMELEYMDLVEKEELESCLSVDQLIEKYFG; this is encoded by the coding sequence ATGTCAGATATATTACCGGAATTTACAACAAAAAGATTTATTTATAACGCGTTGGAGAAGAATGCATTAAATAAACCAGGTTGTTATTGTGTAATTGGTGCTAAAAAGATTGGAAAGACTGTGCTATTAAAACAGTTAAGACAACACAACGAAACGAATACAGTGTATATTGATGCAAGTACATTAGGGTATGAAACAAATTTTAAAGATTTATATAAATCTTTAGAAGAAAAGGGTATAAAAAATATTCTCATAGATGATATAAATAAGTTAAATGAGGATTTAATTGCTGATTTTAACTCAGATACTATTTCTTATGCAAATAAGATTTGCTTTATATTATCTGGAAGTATTTGTGCTTCTGTACGAAAATTTTGCAGAGATATTTGTATGGGAGGCTGGGAATACGAGTTGCCGCCAATCATGTATATTGAAAGATTGTGTTGGAAAAAAGGTTTAAATAAAGTTAGTGCAGAAGCGGTAAAAAAACTTTCAAGCTACGATTTATATCTTTCATACTTAAAGATGCAGAACACGGTTAGCGATAAGCAAGGCTTAGATAATATCACTGATATTGTGGCAGATACATTAGAGTCCTACTTGAGGTGTACTGCTTTAGGAGACAGTCAAATAGATATGTCAGTCATAGATATTTACGAGATAATAAAGTATTTTTCCATGTGTCAGTATGTACATCAGGTTGGTAATGATGAAAAAGCAAATTTTGATTCTATTCCGGGATTACCGAAAAATATTCGGGAGAGTCTGGAATATGCATACGATAAGGAAAAAAAGAGGTGGGAACTATCCGGGATAGAAAAAGATTATGTGTTATGTTTATTATATGGAAGTTGTCTTGTGAAGGGAATATGGCAGCAGAAAGGTTTGAATCTGCAATTGGATTGTAATTGCGTAAATGCCTTTGTTTTTGAATATCCATGGTTGAGCAGTTTATTCTTGTCTACAAGAGTGAATAACACAAGATCATTGATTGCTATGTGGATAGAGAATTCTGTATTGGCACATGAGTCTTATATATATCCTTATTCTGATAAGTATAAGGATATAGGCAGTCACGAAATTGATAAGGTAATTGCAAGTATGGAATTAGAATATATGGATTTGGTAGAGAAAGAAGAACTGGAGTCTTGCTTGAGTGTTGATCAGCTTATAGAGAAATACTTTGGATAA
- a CDS encoding ATP-binding protein — protein sequence MHFSKLLLKDFGKFHNREINLNSGVNVIYGARNAGKSTVADFEYAMLYGIGSFPETENEDLAWHKPVDGREFSGKAYIIKDGDEYLVERSFRKHNMTTQVLNVKNGRVGRLKHKNSLYESLTDMDKKTFSDALYIRQSKASEDEAEALNTFVTNLATTGSADLDKRRALAILREQKNSLDVTEPEQQIAELKEELKQYDGDVEALQNVRKAIADNDEAFAIETAKRKREARRLIDTEKGVKYEEDDELNEHLDSLQENSIFLDADLLKDYKVPKKLTDRWWMIALTGLLVIAVIAALVYILPFDAGVRQLFVVCTALFVVMTIVDGLHRKGVLDGENQAPSEEEFKRIVYELERKNEAYEDVEIDMSFARKYMDLKEDLRAEETELLERKKQKEQLEAEIRVSESRKQAIEREIYATTLAINTIQEISRGYVDKWNYIINDHMADIMRRVTGGLYDDAKINEKFRLMVRRNGVFTDITQITAEDFPLVRLAVRVGIAARMCRENMPLIIDGLPRMNDAQMQGFFASLEEISSEQILVLTDDKQLVSKLKDTKSTYALTNLG from the coding sequence ATGCATTTTAGTAAACTTTTATTAAAGGATTTTGGAAAATTTCATAATCGGGAGATCAATCTGAACTCTGGTGTCAATGTTATATATGGCGCCAGAAATGCGGGTAAAAGTACGGTTGCGGATTTTGAATATGCAATGTTGTATGGAATAGGTTCATTTCCGGAGACGGAAAATGAGGATCTGGCATGGCATAAGCCTGTGGATGGACGGGAATTTTCCGGTAAAGCGTATATAATCAAAGATGGCGACGAATATCTGGTGGAGCGCAGCTTCCGTAAGCATAATATGACAACGCAGGTATTAAATGTGAAGAATGGACGTGTTGGCAGGCTTAAGCATAAAAACAGCCTGTATGAATCACTGACAGACATGGACAAAAAGACATTTAGCGATGCTCTGTATATTCGTCAATCGAAAGCCAGCGAAGATGAAGCTGAGGCACTGAATACATTTGTCACGAATCTGGCTACAACTGGGTCTGCTGATCTGGATAAAAGACGAGCACTTGCAATCCTGCGTGAGCAGAAGAACTCGTTGGATGTAACGGAGCCAGAACAGCAGATTGCGGAATTGAAAGAAGAATTAAAACAGTACGATGGTGATGTGGAAGCGTTGCAGAATGTGCGGAAGGCGATTGCCGATAATGATGAAGCGTTTGCAATCGAGACAGCGAAGCGGAAGCGCGAAGCCAGACGATTGATTGATACAGAAAAGGGCGTGAAGTACGAGGAAGACGATGAACTGAATGAACACTTGGATTCCCTGCAGGAAAACAGTATATTTCTGGACGCAGATTTATTGAAGGATTATAAGGTGCCGAAGAAGCTTACAGATCGCTGGTGGATGATTGCTTTGACCGGATTGCTGGTTATAGCTGTGATTGCGGCGCTTGTGTATATTCTTCCGTTTGATGCCGGTGTTCGGCAGCTCTTTGTAGTATGTACGGCGTTGTTTGTTGTGATGACAATCGTGGATGGCCTGCACCGGAAAGGTGTGTTGGATGGTGAAAATCAGGCACCGTCAGAGGAAGAATTTAAGCGAATTGTTTATGAACTGGAACGGAAAAATGAGGCATATGAGGATGTCGAGATTGACATGAGTTTTGCCCGGAAATATATGGATTTGAAAGAAGATCTGCGGGCAGAAGAGACAGAACTTTTGGAGCGGAAGAAACAGAAGGAGCAATTAGAGGCAGAGATTCGTGTATCAGAGAGCAGAAAACAGGCAATCGAGCGTGAGATCTATGCGACTACGCTTGCAATCAACACGATTCAGGAGATATCGAGAGGGTATGTGGATAAATGGAATTACATTATCAATGATCACATGGCGGATATCATGCGGCGTGTGACAGGCGGTTTGTATGACGATGCAAAAATTAATGAGAAGTTTCGGTTGATGGTTCGGAGAAACGGTGTATTTACAGATATTACGCAGATTACGGCAGAAGATTTCCCACTTGTGCGGTTGGCGGTGCGTGTTGGCATTGCAGCAAGAATGTGCCGTGAAAATATGCCTCTTATAATTGATGGATTGCCACGGATGAATGATGCACAGATGCA
- the cas2 gene encoding CRISPR-associated endonuclease Cas2 translates to MIPIAPEVFMRIVTNRKASEKHYRRIEQFAPKTGTVRLLRLTEKQYQNIYMVSAKLIIKEKQLVVTVILCYNLI, encoded by the coding sequence ATGATACCGATTGCTCCTGAAGTTTTTATGCGTATTGTTACAAACCGAAAAGCCTCAGAAAAACACTACCGGCGTATTGAACAATTCGCACCTAAAACAGGAACCGTCAGGCTTCTACGCCTTACCGAAAAACAATATCAAAATATTTATATGGTGTCCGCGAAACTGATTATCAAGGAAAAACAGTTAGTAGTAACTGTCATATTATGTTATAATTTAATATAA
- a CDS encoding PocR ligand-binding domain-containing protein, translating to MIRIEDFCDMKKFEDIMKNWATSTGLATVAVGADGKYISECYNFTEFCIDLTRGSAEGRRRCEKCDREGKGVYSCHAGLVDFGIPITLDDGTVLGSVIGGQVLPEHPDDDAFRKTAGELGIDAEAYVRALHKVNVKTREEIEAAATLLGDVINMFVRASYTSAVNKRLLDKLQTGIQECVEYIDDASEKTRKIEDFSGRQRILALNAAIEAARAGEAGRGFTVVASEVQKLADGMGQASSQIVDSLRRLSKNIHELSE from the coding sequence ATGATCCGTATTGAAGATTTCTGTGACATGAAGAAATTTGAAGACATCATGAAAAACTGGGCAACAAGTACCGGGCTTGCAACCGTGGCTGTCGGGGCCGACGGAAAGTACATCAGTGAGTGTTACAACTTTACAGAGTTTTGTATTGACCTGACTCGTGGAAGTGCAGAAGGACGCAGACGCTGCGAGAAGTGTGACCGGGAAGGAAAGGGCGTATATTCCTGCCATGCAGGACTGGTGGATTTCGGAATACCGATTACGCTGGATGACGGAACGGTGCTGGGAAGTGTGATTGGCGGACAGGTGCTGCCGGAACATCCGGATGACGATGCATTCCGGAAGACGGCGGGAGAACTTGGTATCGATGCAGAGGCCTATGTCCGGGCATTGCACAAGGTGAATGTTAAGACAAGGGAAGAAATTGAGGCAGCAGCAACCTTGCTTGGCGATGTAATCAATATGTTTGTACGTGCATCTTATACTTCCGCGGTGAATAAGCGTTTGCTGGATAAATTGCAGACGGGCATTCAGGAGTGCGTAGAATATATTGACGATGCAAGCGAGAAGACACGGAAGATCGAGGACTTTAGCGGCCGTCAGAGAATCCTTGCTTTAAATGCCGCGATAGAAGCGGCACGTGCAGGGGAAGCCGGACGTGGATTTACGGTTGTTGCATCTGAAGTGCAGAAACTGGCGGATGGCATGGGGCAGGCAAGCTCGCAGATTGTGGATTCTCTGAGAAGATTATCGAAGAATATTCATGAATTAAGTGAGTAA
- a CDS encoding metallophosphoesterase gives MGRIFITGDTHGENDIGKLNTRLFPIQKQLTKDDYVIIVGDFGACWYGGSDIEQTNQGYEIPPRHRSYVGKDDYLLNWYEKKNFTTLFIDGNHENHKLLNTFAVERWHGGLVHRIRPSVIHLMRGQVYEIAGSTFFTMGGASSVDRMHRLEDVSWWSAELPSNEEYEQALDNLDQCGWKVDYVLTHCCGSDVLRQMRTHHPQSDKLTQFLMSLEGRLEYKMWYFGHHHIDRQVDRNHRALYEDVVEL, from the coding sequence ATGGGAAGGATATTTATAACCGGAGACACACATGGTGAAAATGATATAGGAAAATTGAATACACGATTATTTCCGATACAAAAACAATTGACAAAGGACGATTATGTGATTATCGTAGGTGATTTCGGTGCTTGCTGGTATGGAGGAAGCGATATCGAGCAGACCAATCAGGGGTATGAAATTCCGCCTCGGCACAGAAGTTATGTTGGAAAAGATGATTATCTTTTAAATTGGTATGAGAAGAAGAATTTTACGACGCTATTTATCGATGGCAATCATGAAAATCACAAACTGTTAAATACGTTTGCTGTAGAACGTTGGCATGGCGGACTTGTCCATCGGATTCGCCCGTCGGTGATTCATCTTATGCGCGGACAGGTGTACGAGATTGCTGGAAGCACATTTTTTACGATGGGTGGCGCAAGTTCTGTTGATCGTATGCATCGATTGGAAGATGTTTCATGGTGGAGTGCAGAATTGCCAAGCAACGAAGAATATGAACAGGCATTGGATAATCTGGATCAATGTGGATGGAAGGTTGACTATGTGTTGACACATTGCTGTGGAAGTGATGTTTTGCGCCAGATGCGTACACATCATCCGCAAAGCGATAAGCTTACCCAGTTTTTGATGTCTTTGGAGGGACGGTTGGAATATAAGATGTGGTATTTTGGACATCATCATATAGACAGGCAGGTGGATAGAAACCATCGGGCATTATATGAAGATGTTGTTGAATTGTAA
- the spoIIID gene encoding sporulation transcriptional regulator SpoIIID gives MRDYIEERALEIGEYIIEEGATVRQAARKFGISKSTVHKDVTERLEQINLRLAHEARKVLDVNKSERHIRGGLATKEKYAHMER, from the coding sequence TTGAGAGATTACATTGAAGAACGGGCACTTGAAATCGGTGAATATATCATTGAGGAGGGGGCAACGGTCAGACAGGCTGCGCGGAAGTTCGGTATTTCGAAGTCAACCGTACATAAAGATGTCACAGAACGCCTAGAGCAGATCAACCTGCGTCTTGCACACGAGGCAAGGAAGGTGTTAGATGTTAACAAGTCCGAGCGCCATATCCGGGGAGGACTTGCGACGAAAGAAAAATATGCACACATGGAACGTTGA
- the lepB gene encoding signal peptidase I has translation MSEEQKEHVIGVIMGVLFVVLYIVLLIVILYNSNYMYNYKYFRTSGYSMRPAIVCGDKVEIRKRKLPKRGDIIAIRFGKEYFIKRCIALPGDTVQIKDGQVILNGIVQDESAYIEAVRNTENYAGKLEMPITLQEGQYVVLGDNRNESSDSRDFGLVKAENIIGTVIKIDRGHSWWDGEKFYVQYVNTMREILPRIPKWKIMLAGLKIDLCDWIY, from the coding sequence ATGTCAGAGGAACAAAAGGAACATGTGATAGGAGTAATCATGGGTGTGTTATTTGTGGTGCTGTATATAGTGCTGCTAATAGTGATTCTATATAATTCTAATTATATGTATAATTATAAATATTTTAGAACAAGCGGATATTCTATGAGACCTGCAATAGTATGCGGAGATAAAGTAGAGATTCGAAAACGCAAACTTCCAAAACGTGGAGATATAATCGCAATAAGATTTGGAAAAGAATATTTTATAAAACGATGTATCGCTCTACCAGGCGATACGGTCCAAATTAAGGATGGACAGGTAATCCTGAATGGAATTGTACAGGATGAGTCAGCGTATATTGAAGCTGTGCGTAATACAGAGAATTATGCAGGTAAATTAGAAATGCCCATAACGCTTCAAGAAGGTCAATATGTCGTTTTGGGCGACAATCGTAATGAAAGTAGTGATAGCCGGGATTTTGGATTGGTCAAGGCAGAAAATATCATTGGTACAGTGATTAAAATCGACCGTGGGCATTCGTGGTGGGACGGTGAAAAATTCTATGTGCAATACGTAAACACGATGCGGGAGATTTTGCCGCGGATACCAAAATGGAAAATAATGTTGGCTGGCTTGAAGATAGATTTGTGTGATTGGATTTACTGA
- a CDS encoding class I SAM-dependent methyltransferase translates to MTDNTNKGFWERMARIYTAFMSKNDTAYGQICKLSEQYIDSEKSVLELACGTGQITFLMAGKSGSWEATDYSENMIKEAEKRNQGEHKCEQLRFCMQDATNLTYEDEKFNVVVIANALHIMPQPEKALKEIHRVLKKDGILFAPTFVYERGYPKLPIWLMEKAGFKTYHKWQSEELKEYVGSEGFQVVGAALIKGKPLSECVLVAKKSID, encoded by the coding sequence ATGACAGATAACACAAACAAAGGCTTTTGGGAAAGAATGGCAAGAATATATACTGCATTTATGTCAAAAAACGATACTGCTTATGGGCAAATCTGCAAACTGTCAGAACAGTATATAGACAGCGAGAAGTCTGTCTTGGAATTGGCTTGCGGAACGGGACAGATTACCTTTTTAATGGCAGGAAAATCCGGCTCGTGGGAAGCAACAGATTACTCGGAAAATATGATAAAAGAAGCTGAAAAACGCAATCAAGGCGAACACAAATGTGAACAGCTCCGATTTTGTATGCAGGATGCAACGAATTTGACTTATGAAGATGAAAAATTTAATGTTGTCGTGATTGCAAATGCTTTACATATTATGCCACAACCGGAGAAAGCATTAAAAGAAATTCACAGAGTTTTGAAAAAAGACGGAATTTTGTTTGCTCCTACCTTTGTTTATGAAAGGGGCTATCCCAAATTGCCGATATGGCTTATGGAAAAAGCCGGGTTTAAAACCTATCATAAATGGCAAAGCGAAGAACTGAAAGAATATGTCGGTAGCGAAGGCTTTCAGGTTGTTGGAGCGGCATTGATAAAAGGCAAACCACTTTCGGAATGTGTTTTGGTTGCAAAAAAATCAATTGATTAA
- a CDS encoding RHS repeat-associated core domain-containing protein yields MEAAGGLYFAQARRYDAGVGRFVSEDKIPGFTSVPDTLNRYNYCWNQPMEHVDMNVVGINFDEYEEEMTGGKRITLVVNPYMEIRLLTIQLQQIF; encoded by the coding sequence ATGGAGGCTGCAGGAGGATTATATTTTGCACAGGCTAGACGGTATGATGCCGGAGTGGGAAGGTTTGTCAGCGAGGACAAAATACCGGGATTTACCTCTGTACCGGATACATTAAACCGCTATAATTACTGCTGGAATCAGCCGATGGAGCATGTGGATATGAATGTTGTGGGGATAAATTTCGATGAATATGAAGAAGAAATGACTGGAGGCAAAAGAATAACACTCGTTGTTAATCCATATATGGAGATACGATTACTGACTATACAATTGCAGCAGATATTTTAG
- a CDS encoding metallophosphoesterase family protein — translation MKFIHIADVNLGAQPDRGRIWSDVRAKEIYSTFHRLIDVCEEQKIDLLLIAGNLFYTKPTEQDLKDLDFQLRRIPNTKTIIIAGDQDYIDPGSAWETYTFESNAIVMPRDQAASVYFEDLNVCVSGYSYGHATYTGRILERMRPGRADAYNILLGHGGDMEHMPFSKEHVAKLGFQYVALGHMHKPAHILKNHMAFAGTLEPLSYTETGKHGYILGEVTTAGETTITFVPFACRKYVNMAMDLNSTYTNGDICNLVESKMQELGADNIYRILLRGRVAQNMEINLSELTRRYCINEVIDKTECDYDMEELYVTNHDNLLGRLMDELSDSKKDGDKTIRNKAMHYCMEALLGAGDK, via the coding sequence ATGAAATTCATACATATAGCAGATGTCAATCTGGGTGCACAGCCAGATCGTGGAAGAATCTGGAGTGATGTGCGGGCGAAGGAGATTTACAGTACCTTTCATCGTCTGATTGATGTATGCGAAGAACAGAAAATTGATTTACTGTTGATTGCGGGAAATCTGTTTTATACGAAGCCTACGGAACAAGATTTGAAGGATCTGGATTTTCAGCTTCGGAGAATTCCGAATACAAAGACGATTATTATTGCCGGAGATCAGGACTATATAGATCCCGGTTCTGCATGGGAGACATATACGTTTGAAAGTAATGCTATTGTGATGCCGCGTGATCAGGCTGCAAGTGTTTATTTTGAAGATTTGAATGTCTGCGTCAGTGGATATAGTTACGGACATGCGACTTATACAGGACGAATTCTGGAACGTATGCGTCCGGGCAGAGCAGATGCGTACAATATTCTGCTCGGACATGGTGGCGATATGGAACATATGCCGTTTTCCAAGGAACATGTGGCAAAACTTGGATTTCAGTATGTGGCGCTTGGACATATGCATAAGCCGGCACATATTCTAAAGAATCATATGGCGTTTGCAGGAACGTTAGAACCGCTCTCTTATACGGAAACGGGAAAACATGGCTATATTTTAGGAGAGGTGACAACCGCCGGTGAGACAACGATTACATTTGTTCCGTTTGCATGTCGAAAATATGTGAATATGGCGATGGATCTCAATTCAACCTATACGAATGGGGATATCTGTAATCTTGTAGAAAGCAAGATGCAGGAGCTGGGAGCAGACAATATTTATCGAATCCTGCTCCGCGGCCGTGTGGCACAGAATATGGAGATAAATCTGAGCGAGCTGACACGGCGCTATTGTATCAATGAAGTAATAGATAAGACAGAATGTGATTACGATATGGAAGAACTGTATGTGACGAATCACGATAATCTGCTCGGCAGGCTGATGGACGAGTTGTCGGATAGCAAGAAAGACGGAGATAAGACAATTCGCAATAAGGCAATGCACTATTGTATGGAAGCTCTGCTTGGCGCAGGAGATAAATAA
- a CDS encoding DUF3783 domain-containing protein, translating into MPTILLYSVPAEQHRQLEALGLRLGYSCKKIARKRFLQPVGCHAGLPGFEQTGDWYEGKDLPDPMIIFSEFSDGLLNRFLAACKEDGMPQIVYRAVVTEHNIHWNVLDLYQELAQEHESLHGGKVTL; encoded by the coding sequence ATGCCAACGATACTCTTATATAGTGTTCCGGCGGAACAGCATAGACAGTTAGAGGCACTTGGCCTGCGTCTGGGATATTCCTGCAAGAAGATTGCGCGGAAACGCTTTTTACAGCCGGTCGGCTGTCATGCCGGATTACCGGGATTTGAACAGACCGGAGACTGGTATGAAGGGAAAGATCTGCCGGATCCGATGATAATATTTTCAGAATTTTCGGATGGGTTGTTGAATCGGTTTCTGGCGGCATGTAAGGAAGATGGTATGCCACAGATTGTGTATCGGGCAGTTGTGACAGAACATAACATTCATTGGAATGTGCTGGACTTATATCAGGAATTGGCGCAGGAGCATGAGAGCTTGCATGGAGGCAAGGTGACACTATGA